In one Brevibacillus composti genomic region, the following are encoded:
- a CDS encoding head decoration protein — translation MQLNTNTGNFTPDNLIAGIDVPQQVKAVTLKSGQGVVARGTVLGIVTADGLAVKVNSANADGSQTADCILVNDVDTTAGNVVAEAYISGQFNRKALIFGGSDTAAQHETTLRERGIFLSDNISY, via the coding sequence ATGCAATTGAACACAAACACAGGAAATTTCACGCCAGACAATCTGATTGCGGGTATCGATGTACCTCAACAGGTTAAGGCGGTAACTTTGAAGTCCGGTCAAGGCGTTGTCGCCCGTGGAACGGTACTGGGTATCGTCACTGCTGACGGTTTGGCGGTAAAGGTAAACAGCGCAAATGCCGACGGCAGCCAAACAGCCGACTGCATCCTGGTGAATGACGTGGACACCACGGCAGGCAACGTCGTGGCAGAGGCGTACATCAGCGGGCAATTTAACCGCAAGGCGCTGATCTTTGGCGGTAGCGATACGGCTGCCCAGCATGAGACGACGCTTCGGGAGCGCGGCATCTTCCTGAGCGACAATATTTCCTACTAA
- a CDS encoding major capsid protein — translation MNTINIYDTRTMMQAIEQMKPARTFFRDTFFPTVETFVTEKVDVETKKGKRVMAPFVSRNRGGIIVGRQGFRTDTYETPYIAPQRVLTKNDINKRMMGENIYSTRTPEQRALELLAKDITDLSNMITRTEEWFCREILINGRVTIKGWVDKVGGTDFVEDEIDYEFTNKETLSGTTAWDQSTSKKYDDLKRIRQEIIQNSGVNPNIVIMASNVADLFINDAAVQKLLDIRNLTIGTIQPSVQMDGLTYIGTLTSLGLELYTYDEWFLDENGVEQPMMPADHLIMGRRGLGSRLYGAVTQVEQSDGEFHTYEGTRIPKVWTDVNNDQKMIRLASRPLPKPEDVDSWFVLKVK, via the coding sequence TTGAACACTATCAATATCTATGACACTCGTACCATGATGCAGGCGATCGAGCAGATGAAGCCTGCTCGCACATTCTTCCGTGATACCTTCTTCCCTACCGTAGAGACCTTTGTCACGGAAAAAGTAGACGTCGAAACAAAGAAGGGCAAACGGGTAATGGCCCCGTTCGTGTCCCGTAATCGCGGCGGCATTATTGTCGGCCGTCAAGGTTTCCGTACGGACACCTACGAAACGCCGTACATTGCACCTCAGCGCGTGCTCACAAAGAACGACATCAACAAGCGCATGATGGGAGAAAACATCTACAGCACACGTACACCTGAACAGCGCGCGCTCGAGTTGCTGGCGAAGGACATCACAGATCTTTCCAACATGATCACTCGGACCGAAGAGTGGTTTTGCCGTGAGATCCTGATCAACGGCCGCGTTACGATCAAGGGTTGGGTCGATAAAGTCGGTGGCACTGACTTCGTGGAAGATGAGATCGACTACGAATTCACGAACAAAGAGACGCTGTCCGGCACCACCGCGTGGGATCAATCCACCAGCAAAAAATATGATGACCTCAAACGCATTCGCCAAGAGATCATTCAAAACTCGGGCGTTAATCCGAACATCGTTATCATGGCAAGCAACGTGGCGGACTTGTTTATTAACGATGCAGCGGTCCAGAAGCTGCTTGACATCCGAAACCTGACGATCGGCACCATTCAGCCAAGTGTTCAGATGGATGGCCTGACGTACATCGGTACGCTGACCAGCCTGGGACTTGAGCTGTACACCTACGATGAGTGGTTTTTGGATGAAAACGGTGTCGAGCAACCCATGATGCCAGCTGATCATCTGATCATGGGTCGCCGCGGCCTTGGATCCCGCCTGTACGGTGCGGTCACTCAGGTCGAGCAAAGCGACGGTGAGTTCCACACCTATGAGGGAACGCGGATCCCGAAGGTCTGGACGGACGTGAACAACGATCAGAAGATGATCCGCCTGGCGTCTCGTCCGCTGCCGAAGCCGGAAGACGTGGATTCCTGGTTTGTTTTGAAAGTGAAGTAA